The Nocardioides salarius genome includes a region encoding these proteins:
- a CDS encoding phosphatase PAP2 family protein produces MYRRAYALLVGTALAMGLWAIITALILDKRLVDPEGSFLGPSWLRLPLLLTGALLLDLLPRSLWFGKGHPVAMVQVARERLRSHWNRERLTLVVLGIVSFYVTYVCYRNLKSFLPFMIETKYDRELHLLDRALFFGNDPAIVLHGLLGTDVVAYLLSYIYLWFLPLVPLALTAWLVWSRNMSYGYWFVTSQCIAWSLGTLSYYALPTLGPGLEYVSLYADLAQTPTNDLMDSLVSSRQGVILGGLTGQVQSVAGFASLHTAITLLVALLVQYTLRSKVLKIVFWVNFAITVVATLYFGWHYVADDLAGIMIALVAFYVGGLATGQKFDHGGLASHPTTTTSRIPVSKD; encoded by the coding sequence GTGTACCGCCGCGCCTATGCCCTCCTCGTGGGCACCGCCCTCGCCATGGGCCTGTGGGCCATCATCACCGCGCTGATCCTCGACAAGCGGCTGGTCGACCCCGAGGGCAGCTTCCTGGGCCCGTCGTGGCTGCGGCTGCCGCTGCTGCTGACCGGGGCGCTGCTGCTCGACCTGCTGCCGCGCTCGCTGTGGTTCGGCAAGGGACACCCCGTGGCGATGGTGCAGGTGGCGCGCGAGCGGCTGCGCTCGCACTGGAACCGGGAGCGGCTCACGCTGGTGGTGCTGGGCATCGTCAGCTTCTACGTGACCTACGTCTGCTACCGCAACCTCAAGTCGTTCCTGCCGTTCATGATCGAGACGAAGTACGACCGCGAGCTGCACCTGCTCGACCGGGCGCTGTTCTTCGGCAACGACCCGGCGATCGTGCTGCACGGGCTGCTGGGCACCGACGTGGTGGCCTACCTGCTGTCCTACATCTACCTGTGGTTCCTGCCGCTGGTGCCGCTGGCGCTGACGGCCTGGCTGGTGTGGTCGCGCAACATGTCCTACGGCTACTGGTTCGTGACCTCGCAGTGCATCGCCTGGAGCCTCGGCACCCTCTCCTACTACGCGCTGCCGACGCTGGGCCCCGGCCTGGAGTACGTCTCGCTCTACGCCGACCTGGCCCAGACCCCCACCAACGACCTGATGGACTCGCTGGTCTCCTCGCGGCAGGGCGTGATCCTCGGCGGGCTGACCGGCCAGGTGCAGTCGGTCGCCGGGTTCGCCAGCCTGCACACCGCGATCACGCTGCTGGTGGCGCTGCTGGTGCAGTACACGCTGCGCTCGAAGGTGCTCAAGATCGTCTTCTGGGTCAACTTCGCCATCACCGTCGTGGCCACCCTCTACTTCGGCTGGCACTACGTGGCCGACGACCTGGCCGGCATCATGATCGCGCTCGTGGCCTTCTACGTCGGCGGCCTGGCCACCGGCCAGAAGTTCGACCACGGCGGGCTGGCCTCGCACCCCACGACCACGACGTCGAGGATCCCCGTCTCCAAGGACTGA
- a CDS encoding ABC transporter ATP-binding protein: MLSLTDVDVSYDGVPAVRGVSLDLPDGQVLAVLGPSGCGKSTLLRAVAGLEPSSGSIRWDGHDLARVPTHKRGFALMFQDGQLFGHLSVGRNVGYALRLRRTPGAAQRVEELLELVGLEGYADRLPATLSGGERQRVALARALAVQPRLLLLDEPLSALDAGLRERLAGDLRDILRRAGTTALMVTHDHDEAFTVADRLAVMRAGHLVQEGGIEEVWRAPVDTATALFLGYARVLEGAPARRVLAAADQRPGDEQRAVAVAVRRSALQVAGDGRLAGTLRSLRATPELQRLVVDVDEVGECDAVAGLDRRLGPGDRVRLRVDATRTAVLPEGLPEALPEALPGAPDGA, from the coding sequence ATGCTGTCCCTGACCGACGTCGACGTCTCCTACGACGGGGTGCCCGCGGTGCGCGGGGTCTCCCTCGACCTGCCCGACGGTCAGGTGCTGGCGGTGCTGGGCCCCTCGGGCTGCGGCAAGTCGACCCTGCTGCGCGCGGTCGCCGGGCTCGAGCCGAGCAGCGGGTCGATCCGTTGGGACGGCCACGACCTGGCCCGGGTGCCCACCCACAAGCGCGGCTTCGCGCTGATGTTCCAGGACGGCCAGCTCTTCGGCCACCTCAGCGTCGGGCGCAACGTGGGCTACGCGCTGCGCCTGCGCCGCACGCCGGGCGCCGCGCAGCGCGTCGAGGAGCTGCTCGAGCTCGTCGGGCTCGAGGGGTACGCCGACCGGCTGCCCGCGACCCTCTCGGGCGGCGAGCGGCAGCGGGTCGCGCTGGCCCGGGCGCTGGCCGTGCAGCCCCGGCTGCTGCTGCTCGACGAGCCGCTCTCGGCCCTCGACGCGGGGCTGCGCGAGCGGCTGGCCGGCGACCTGCGCGACATCCTGCGCCGCGCCGGCACCACCGCGCTGATGGTCACCCACGACCACGACGAGGCCTTCACCGTCGCCGACCGGCTCGCGGTGATGCGCGCCGGCCACCTGGTGCAGGAGGGCGGCATCGAGGAGGTCTGGCGCGCGCCGGTCGACACCGCCACCGCGCTCTTCCTGGGCTACGCGCGCGTGCTCGAGGGCGCGCCCGCCCGGCGGGTGCTGGCGGCCGCCGACCAGCGCCCCGGTGACGAGCAGCGTGCCGTCGCGGTCGCCGTACGCCGCTCGGCGCTGCAGGTGGCGGGCGACGGGCGGCTGGCCGGGACGCTGCGCTCGCTGCGCGCCACGCCCGAGCTGCAGCGCCTGGTCGTCGACGTCGACGAGGTGGGCGAGTGCGACGCCGTGGCCGGTCTCGACCGGCGCCTGGGTCCCGGCGACCGGGTGCGGCTGCGGGTCGACGCGACCCGCACGGCGGTGCTGCCCGAGGGGCTGCCCGAGGCGCTGCCCGAGGCGCTGCCCGGCGCGCCGGACGGCGCGTGA